From Pseudonocardia autotrophica, one genomic window encodes:
- the bfr gene encoding bacterioferritin, with amino-acid sequence MRGDDEIIGLLNEQLTSELTAINQYFLHAKMQQNWGLTKMAAYTRAESIDEMRHAEEITDRILFLEGLPNYQRLGTLNIGQSVREQLQADLAIEVAVVERLRPGIGLCRDKGDITTANLFEKILADEEHHIDYIETNLELMDRLGEQLYLAQLVDQPPTAG; translated from the coding sequence ATGCGCGGCGACGACGAGATCATCGGCCTGCTCAACGAGCAGCTCACCAGCGAGCTCACGGCGATCAACCAGTACTTCCTGCACGCCAAGATGCAGCAGAACTGGGGCCTGACCAAGATGGCGGCCTACACCCGCGCCGAGTCGATCGACGAGATGCGGCACGCCGAGGAGATCACCGACCGGATCCTGTTCCTGGAGGGGCTCCCGAACTACCAGCGTCTCGGCACCCTGAACATCGGGCAGAGCGTGCGCGAGCAGCTGCAGGCGGACCTGGCGATCGAGGTGGCGGTCGTGGAGCGGCTGCGCCCGGGCATTGGGCTGTGCCGCGACAAGGGTGACATCACCACGGCCAACCTGTTCGAGAAGATCCTCGCCGACGAGGAGCACCACATCGACTACATCGAGACCAACCTGGAGCTGATGGACCGGCTCGGCGAGCAGCTCTACCTCGCGCAGCTGGTCGACCAGCCGCCGACGGCGGGCTGA